TGTACTGCCTAGAAAAAAATGGGCTTCTACTTTTCTGTACGAACTATGAAAAATGGAATTCTGGAGATTTGCATTTAAGACTAGCGAAACTTAAAAAAGAATTCTCGTTTACGATTCTGCCAGCGCCGTCACAAGGCTTGGACTTTGAGCTCCCAGATCAGGAGCCCTTGATGAAATCAATTATCTTAAGAAAAAGCTAAGGGTAAAAGTCATAGCGAACTTGCACGCGTTCTTCACCGTGCAAGCCCATCTTACTGCCGCTAGCAAATGGCGGCACCGAACGCGCAATGGCTTTTTTGTTTTTCGGGAATGGTTTTTCATTCACAAAGCAATCAAAGCGTTTGTCCTTACAAAGTTTATTAAATTGTTTGATGTCTTTTTTAATCACGTATTTTTCAACAGCTTTAGTCATCTTATCCAACGCCTTTTGATCATTCGCGTCCACTTCAATTTGCTTTGGCGCGGCTGGCGCAGCAACAGACTGTTCTGACTTCTTAGCTGGCGCCTTCGTCCCAATGCCAAGAACTTCAGACTTTTCCTTGTGCGCACAAGATGCAAGAACCAACGATAAAACGATAATACTTAACCATTTCATTTAACCACCACCCATTGCGACCAAAGCATTCCTTCCCCGCGGGGATGGGCCTTGGCGTATTCATAGAAATTTCTGATAAACTCCGCACGTTCCACAGCGAATGGATACTTCCATTCTTTAGGATCACCGACAGCAAGCACATCAAAATCATTGCTTAGCTTTTTATTACGTTCGACGATTTCCTCAAAACTTAAGTGTTTTGCATTGATCAGCATGTCGTACATGATCATGAAGGTTGTGGTGCGACCCTTACCTGCCCTGCAGTGAAAATGAATCCATGCATTATCAGGAAGCGCATTAAGTTCATCAATAAAACGATCGACTTCTGCATCCACCGGACGAACGTGGTCAGTGACAATCAGTCTTACATACTGATGACCCGCACTGCGAACCATGCTTTCTTCGGTTTCAATACTTTTGATTTTTTCACTAGCTATAGTTTCACCAACTCCCAGAT
This is a stretch of genomic DNA from Bdellovibrio reynosensis. It encodes these proteins:
- a CDS encoding phosphatase domain-containing protein is translated as MKKTALLLPLFVIVGCTGKPVSPYKEERKVSPSSSFFMTKPQPTSPVELVFDDKYAGPKPVNFRQNKDLKMSGSATLNPRSFKEIAKTPKKMKTPLYVFDLRQESHGLINDKPVTWAADRDWAIADLNHDESVRRERRLLGDLGVGETIASEKIKSIETEESMVRSAGHQYVRLIVTDHVRPVDAEVDRFIDELNALPDNAWIHFHCRAGKGRTTTFMIMYDMLINAKHLSFEEIVERNKKLSNDFDVLAVGDPKEWKYPFAVERAEFIRNFYEYAKAHPRGEGMLWSQWVVVK